In Alphaproteobacteria bacterium, one DNA window encodes the following:
- a CDS encoding helix-turn-helix transcriptional regulator: MTPNKVREQESNDLESGANRGGGRGRANPVDAHVGSRVRLRRTLVGMSQDKLGHSVGLTFQQIQKYERGTNRIGASRLFQFSEILSVPVSWFFEEMPNATREQFAPPGFAEEEVPSLRDVRQQDPIRRRETLELVRAYYRITDPKLRRRIFDMIKAASKVQISASGNDAEDGSDDES; the protein is encoded by the coding sequence ATGACCCCCAATAAAGTTCGAGAACAAGAAAGCAATGATCTGGAGTCCGGTGCCAATCGTGGTGGTGGTCGCGGTCGTGCTAATCCGGTGGATGCCCATGTCGGTTCGCGCGTGCGTTTGCGCCGTACCCTGGTGGGCATGAGCCAGGACAAACTGGGCCACTCGGTCGGCCTGACTTTCCAACAGATCCAAAAATACGAGCGCGGCACCAACCGCATCGGCGCCAGCCGGTTGTTTCAATTCTCGGAAATTCTGAGCGTTCCGGTGTCGTGGTTCTTTGAAGAAATGCCCAATGCCACCCGCGAACAATTTGCGCCTCCGGGTTTCGCCGAGGAGGAAGTCCCCTCGCTGCGTGACGTGCGGCAGCAAGACCCCATCCGTCGGCGCGAAACGCTGGAATTGGTGCGGGCCTATTACCGCATCACCGATCCGAAGCTGCGTCGGCGCATCTTCGACATGATCAAGGCTGCGTCCAAGGTTCAAATCTCGGCGTCTGGCAACGATGCCGAAGACGGCAGCGACGACGAGTCGTAA
- a CDS encoding HlyC/CorC family transporter, whose translation MSEDQSRGKSKSRFSLEALIRGVLHREDEPEDFDEALADLLDEWESDGDFKPEDRIILRNILGLRARKVADCMVPRADILAVPMTASIHDILAAMARDGHSRVPIYDGTLDKSQGFIHIKDIIPLMASGNTDVPASSLMRPLPYVAPSMPVPRLLMQMRQDRCHIALVVDEFGGVDGLVTIENLIEEIVGDIEDEHDHKPPSLQVEADGCLLVDARLPLDELTERTGLVLRIGDTMEQLESLGGVIVALADRVPLRGEMLRHPQGHVFEILDADRRRVKQVRIRPASHAPLSGGAPHVEPAS comes from the coding sequence ATGAGTGAAGATCAATCGCGCGGCAAGTCGAAGTCTCGCTTCTCTTTAGAAGCCTTGATTCGCGGCGTCTTGCACCGCGAGGACGAGCCGGAGGATTTCGACGAAGCCCTGGCCGATTTGCTCGACGAGTGGGAGTCCGATGGCGACTTCAAGCCCGAAGATCGCATCATCCTGCGCAATATTCTGGGCCTGAGGGCGCGCAAGGTCGCTGACTGCATGGTGCCGCGCGCCGATATTTTGGCGGTGCCGATGACGGCCTCGATCCACGACATTCTGGCGGCCATGGCCCGTGACGGACACAGCCGCGTGCCGATTTATGACGGCACCTTGGACAAAAGCCAGGGGTTCATCCACATCAAGGACATTATCCCTTTGATGGCCAGCGGCAATACCGATGTTCCGGCGTCGTCGTTGATGCGGCCTTTGCCTTATGTCGCGCCTTCCATGCCGGTGCCGCGTTTGTTGATGCAGATGCGCCAGGATCGCTGTCATATCGCGCTGGTGGTGGACGAGTTCGGCGGCGTCGATGGATTGGTCACGATTGAAAACCTGATCGAGGAGATCGTGGGCGATATAGAGGACGAACACGACCATAAGCCTCCCTCTTTGCAGGTCGAAGCCGATGGCTGTCTGTTGGTGGATGCGCGTCTGCCGCTGGACGAATTGACGGAAAGGACCGGACTTGTCTTGCGTATCGGCGACACCATGGAACAGTTGGAGAGTTTGGGCGGCGTGATCGTCGCTCTTGCGGATCGCGTGCCTTTACGCGGCGAGATGTTGCGTCACCCGCAAGGTCATGTCTTCGAAATCCTTGATGCCGACCGTCGCCGCGTGAAGCAAGTGCGGATTCGTCCCGCTTCCCATGCGCCGCTTTCCGGCGGTGCGCCCCATGTCGAACCCGCTTCCTAA
- the ybeY gene encoding rRNA maturation RNase YbeY, translated as MLKPAILVDHIWWERAVPKAETVIKQALAAALAESGCADLLRRRVCHVAVSLADDARLHELNRTWRGKDKPTNVLSFPQYADAKALAGAPKGVPMELGDIVLAWETVAAEAACSYKPLAAHLAHLTAHGMLHLLGFDHEQDRAASRMRGAEIRALRVLGWPDPYRILHPPKRRRA; from the coding sequence GTGCTGAAACCGGCGATCTTGGTGGATCATATCTGGTGGGAACGCGCCGTTCCCAAGGCCGAGACCGTTATTAAGCAGGCTTTGGCGGCGGCTCTGGCCGAGTCGGGCTGTGCCGACTTGTTGCGTCGTCGTGTCTGCCATGTCGCCGTGTCCCTGGCCGATGATGCCCGGCTGCATGAATTGAACCGTACCTGGCGCGGAAAGGACAAGCCGACCAATGTTTTGTCCTTTCCGCAATACGCCGATGCCAAGGCCCTGGCCGGCGCGCCCAAGGGTGTGCCGATGGAGCTGGGCGATATCGTGTTGGCGTGGGAGACGGTGGCAGCGGAGGCGGCCTGTTCGTACAAGCCCTTGGCGGCGCATCTGGCGCATTTGACGGCGCATGGTATGCTGCATTTGTTGGGATTCGATCATGAACAGGATCGCGCGGCATCGCGCATGCGCGGGGCCGAGATACGGGCTTTGCGAGTCCTGGGCTGGCCCGATCCCTATCGCATCCTTCACCCGCCCAAGCGGAGGCGCGCATGA
- the lnt gene encoding apolipoprotein N-acyltransferase — MSNPLPKRQMGAPLSCLLAGILAALSLPPFHLVPVLALAFPLFLIRLAQADSKKQAFVLGWAFGFGYFVAGLYWIGHALAVDIGRFWWLMPFAVAGLPCVLAVYIGLIAVIWHVLTGGADKQKGVAACLVWAVLWMLAESLRGAAFTGFPWNIVAVSWLGFLPVAQSVAVIGGLGLGMLTVALASLPAAMLGRGWDRRLAMPSMALGVMLFMGLAAWGQSRLDQGAGLADTTTKLRLVQPGFHPIVAEATESSRAQRNTRFQSLLKLTASLPREVLDPNGPWVIWPETAVPFFMDQDLQLRLEIASVTPPGRAVLTGVPTEKHTMQEGGRIFYNSLYAVDSNGAILARYHKSHLVPFGEYVPGRAVLSRFIPIEAIATGATDFSPGPGPVTMRLPGLPPFSPLICYESIFDGGLVDPADRPEWLLNITNDSWYGYSTGPWQHLSLARLRAMEQGLPLVRVATNGVSVVTDPMGQIRHQLPWRSAATADVPLPQTLSAVPLYARYHPWPPYILGLGVLVLAWFMRRKTDVTKK; from the coding sequence ATGTCGAACCCGCTTCCTAAGCGGCAGATGGGTGCGCCTTTATCCTGCCTGCTGGCGGGTATTCTGGCGGCGCTGAGTCTGCCGCCCTTTCATCTGGTGCCGGTCTTGGCGCTGGCCTTTCCGCTTTTTCTGATACGCCTTGCCCAAGCGGACAGTAAGAAGCAGGCCTTTGTTTTGGGTTGGGCCTTTGGCTTTGGCTATTTCGTGGCGGGGCTGTATTGGATAGGTCATGCCTTGGCGGTGGATATTGGCCGTTTCTGGTGGTTGATGCCCTTTGCCGTGGCGGGGTTGCCGTGTGTGTTGGCCGTCTATATCGGATTGATCGCGGTCATTTGGCATGTCCTGACCGGCGGCGCGGACAAGCAAAAAGGTGTGGCGGCGTGTTTGGTCTGGGCGGTGCTGTGGATGTTGGCCGAAAGTCTGCGCGGCGCGGCGTTCACGGGCTTTCCTTGGAATATCGTGGCGGTCTCTTGGCTGGGTTTCCTGCCGGTGGCGCAAAGCGTGGCGGTGATCGGTGGCCTGGGACTGGGCATGTTGACGGTCGCTTTGGCCAGTTTGCCTGCCGCCATGCTGGGGCGTGGCTGGGATCGCCGCTTGGCCATGCCCAGCATGGCATTGGGTGTGATGCTCTTTATGGGACTGGCCGCTTGGGGCCAGTCGCGGCTGGATCAAGGAGCGGGTTTGGCCGATACCACCACAAAGCTGAGATTGGTGCAGCCGGGCTTTCATCCGATTGTGGCCGAGGCCACCGAAAGCTCACGCGCGCAGCGCAACACCCGCTTTCAAAGCCTATTGAAACTGACCGCTTCCTTGCCGCGCGAGGTCTTGGATCCCAACGGGCCATGGGTCATCTGGCCGGAGACGGCGGTGCCGTTTTTTATGGACCAAGACCTTCAGCTTCGCCTGGAAATCGCCTCGGTCACGCCGCCAGGTCGCGCGGTTTTGACGGGTGTGCCCACGGAAAAACATACGATGCAAGAAGGCGGGCGCATTTTTTACAACTCGCTTTACGCGGTGGATTCCAACGGGGCGATCTTGGCGCGCTATCACAAATCGCATCTGGTGCCGTTTGGCGAATATGTGCCAGGCCGCGCTGTGCTATCGCGCTTTATCCCGATCGAGGCTATCGCCACCGGTGCCACGGATTTCAGTCCGGGGCCGGGGCCGGTTACGATGCGTCTGCCCGGTTTGCCGCCTTTTAGTCCCCTTATCTGCTATGAGTCGATCTTTGACGGCGGTCTTGTGGACCCGGCGGATCGTCCCGAGTGGTTGTTAAATATCACCAACGACTCCTGGTATGGATATAGCACCGGACCTTGGCAGCATTTGTCTCTGGCACGATTGCGGGCCATGGAGCAGGGATTGCCCTTGGTGCGTGTGGCCACCAACGGCGTGTCGGTGGTCACGGATCCCATGGGCCAGATCCGTCATCAGCTACCCTGGCGCAGTGCCGCTACGGCGGATGTGCCACTTCCACAGACTCTATCCGCTGTGCCCCTATATGCCCGGTATCATCCTTGGCCGCCTTATATTCTGGGCCTGGGAGTGCTTGTTCTGGCGTGGTTCATGCGCCGTAAAACAGATGTAACTAAAAAATAA
- the miaB gene encoding tRNA (N6-isopentenyl adenosine(37)-C2)-methylthiotransferase MiaB, translating into MNETPISSHAAPLHVLIKSWGCQMNVYDSGRMGDVLAEMGYRATEEADQADLVILNTCHIREKASEKLFSELGRLHETQQQRAARGQRMVLAVAGCVAQAQGAEILARAPYVNMVFGPQTYHRLPAMLARVEAGERSVLDNDFPPESKFDSLPHEGAPPGPAAFLSIQEGCDRFCTFCVVPYTRGAESSRPALAVLDEARRLIARGASEITLLGQHVNAWRGAAPDGGCWGLGRLLRAMAELPGLQRLRYTSPHPLAVDDELIKAHGDLGVLMPFLHLPVQSGSDSILKAMNRNHAAADYLRIVERLRAARSDLVLSSDFIVGFPGESEADFQATLDLVREVGYGQAYSFKYSSRPGTPAADMPGQLPEQVKEERLARLQELLWAQQKDFNLRCMGQMMPVLFDRPGRQAGQVLGRSPWMQSVHVEGTNDLIGQIRPVRITQAGLVSIGGDLESHDMKAEALC; encoded by the coding sequence ATGAACGAGACGCCCATATCTTCCCATGCCGCCCCTTTGCATGTGCTGATCAAAAGCTGGGGTTGTCAGATGAACGTCTATGACTCGGGCCGCATGGGAGACGTGCTGGCGGAAATGGGCTATCGCGCCACCGAGGAAGCCGATCAAGCGGATTTGGTGATCTTGAACACCTGCCATATCCGCGAAAAAGCCAGCGAGAAGCTGTTTTCCGAATTGGGTCGTCTGCACGAGACGCAGCAACAACGCGCCGCGCGGGGACAACGCATGGTGCTGGCCGTGGCCGGATGCGTGGCTCAGGCCCAAGGGGCCGAGATTCTGGCGCGCGCGCCTTATGTGAACATGGTCTTTGGTCCGCAGACTTATCACCGTTTGCCCGCCATGTTGGCGCGTGTCGAGGCGGGCGAGCGCAGCGTGTTGGACAATGATTTTCCGCCCGAGTCGAAATTCGACAGTCTGCCTCATGAAGGCGCGCCGCCCGGACCTGCGGCTTTCCTAAGCATTCAAGAAGGCTGTGATCGTTTCTGCACCTTTTGCGTGGTGCCTTATACGCGCGGGGCGGAATCGTCGCGTCCGGCGCTGGCCGTTCTGGACGAAGCCCGTCGCCTGATCGCGCGCGGGGCCAGCGAAATCACGCTGCTGGGCCAGCATGTGAACGCCTGGCGCGGCGCGGCACCCGATGGCGGATGCTGGGGGCTGGGGCGTTTACTTCGTGCCATGGCCGAACTGCCGGGTCTGCAGCGTTTGCGCTATACCTCGCCCCATCCTTTGGCCGTCGATGATGAATTGATTAAGGCGCATGGCGATCTGGGCGTGCTGATGCCCTTTTTGCATTTGCCGGTGCAAAGCGGTTCGGATTCCATTCTCAAGGCCATGAACCGCAATCATGCGGCGGCGGACTATTTGCGCATCGTCGAGCGTTTGCGCGCGGCCCGGTCCGATTTGGTGCTGTCATCGGATTTTATCGTCGGGTTCCCGGGCGAGAGCGAGGCGGATTTCCAGGCGACCTTGGATCTGGTGCGGGAAGTGGGCTATGGCCAGGCCTATAGCTTTAAATATAGCTCGCGCCCAGGAACGCCCGCCGCCGACATGCCGGGGCAGTTGCCCGAACAGGTCAAGGAAGAGCGTTTGGCGCGGCTTCAGGAATTGCTGTGGGCGCAACAAAAGGATTTTAATCTGCGCTGCATGGGTCAGATGATGCCGGTTCTATTCGACCGCCCCGGGCGTCAGGCCGGGCAGGTGCTGGGACGCAGTCCGTGGATGCAGTCGGTGCATGTGGAAGGCACGAATGATCTGATCGGTCAGATTCGGCCGGTGCGCATCACGCAAGCGGGACTTGTTAGCATCGGCGGCGATCTTGAGTCCCATGATATGAAGGCGGAGGCTTTGTGCTGA
- a CDS encoding 1-acyl-sn-glycerol-3-phosphate acyltransferase, producing MGDAAENPDTPYAGSSVVAALRMVTMVLCSVVTLPLQYLLSKTGHPLLYRGARMYHRMLLAILGIKVVVRGVPCRDKGILYVANHVSYLDIPVIGSVLLGSFIAKDDVRDWPVFGAMSKLQRTEFIDRTRRSKAASQKEGMQARLESGDSLILFPEGTSSDGRTVLPFRSSLFAAAAGAKGVQPFTVAFRRLYGLPTGRILAPLYAWYGDMGLMSHLWQVMSVGGLTIELTFHPVMDAKINRKILAEESHRQIASAISANALPVPPTVLALAS from the coding sequence ATGGGCGACGCAGCGGAGAATCCTGACACTCCTTATGCCGGTTCGTCCGTCGTCGCCGCGCTGCGCATGGTGACCATGGTGCTGTGCAGTGTGGTTACCTTGCCTTTGCAATATCTGCTGAGCAAAACGGGCCATCCGCTGCTGTATCGTGGCGCGCGGATGTATCACCGGATGCTGCTGGCCATCTTGGGAATCAAGGTGGTGGTGCGAGGCGTGCCCTGCCGCGACAAGGGCATTTTATATGTCGCCAATCATGTCTCGTATCTGGATATTCCGGTTATTGGCTCGGTTCTGTTGGGATCATTCATCGCCAAGGACGATGTGCGCGATTGGCCGGTTTTTGGCGCGATGTCGAAACTGCAACGCACGGAATTCATCGACCGTACCCGCCGCAGCAAGGCGGCCTCGCAAAAAGAAGGTATGCAGGCGCGACTGGAATCGGGCGACAGCCTAATTTTGTTTCCTGAAGGGACCTCCTCGGACGGACGCACGGTGCTGCCATTTCGCAGTAGTCTGTTTGCCGCCGCCGCCGGAGCCAAGGGTGTGCAACCCTTTACCGTTGCTTTTCGCCGTCTGTATGGACTTCCGACGGGGCGGATTCTGGCCCCGCTTTATGCCTGGTATGGCGATATGGGGCTGATGTCGCATTTGTGGCAGGTGATGAGCGTGGGCGGCTTGACGATCGAGTTGACTTTCCATCCGGTGATGGACGCGAAAATCAACCGCAAGATCTTGGCCGAAGAAAGCCACCGTCAAATCGCCTCGGCCATTTCCGCGAACGCGCTGCCTGTTCCTCCTACTGTCCTTGCCTTGGCCTCATGA
- a CDS encoding GNAT family N-acetyltransferase, translating into MKQTRGGVVTEPTVILGPGELVMNNLEIRLAQNQAEIDAALRLRYRVFYNEMSAKPTPEMEARGQDFDSLDEVCDHLLVLDNDRGGEVVGTYRLIRREAARKNGKFYSEAEFDISKLVAYPGEILELGRSCIDASYRTRPTMQLLWRGIAIYVGHYNIALMFGCASFHGTDVKALALPLSYLYYHHLAPPALRPVAWPHCYVDMRLMDPKDMADRQGEVSAIAALGDLPPLIKGYLRVGGFIGDGAYIDHEFNSTDVCVVVKTDMITDKYYRHYLAAGDRDGRRSGES; encoded by the coding sequence ATGAAACAAACTCGAGGGGGGGTCGTGACCGAGCCAACTGTCATTTTGGGGCCGGGTGAGCTTGTCATGAACAATCTCGAGATCCGCTTGGCCCAAAACCAGGCCGAGATCGATGCTGCGTTGCGCTTGCGCTATCGCGTTTTCTATAACGAGATGTCGGCCAAGCCGACTCCGGAGATGGAGGCGCGCGGACAGGATTTCGACAGTTTGGACGAGGTGTGCGACCATCTTTTGGTCCTGGACAATGATCGCGGCGGCGAGGTTGTGGGCACCTATCGGCTGATCCGCCGTGAGGCCGCGCGAAAGAACGGCAAGTTTTATTCCGAGGCCGAGTTCGATATCTCAAAGCTGGTCGCCTATCCTGGCGAGATTCTTGAACTGGGACGGTCTTGCATTGATGCCAGTTATCGCACCCGGCCGACCATGCAGCTGTTGTGGCGCGGCATTGCGATCTATGTGGGGCATTACAACATCGCTTTGATGTTCGGTTGCGCCAGTTTCCATGGAACGGACGTGAAGGCATTGGCGTTGCCCTTGTCTTATCTCTACTACCATCACTTGGCACCGCCGGCCCTACGGCCCGTGGCATGGCCGCATTGCTATGTCGATATGCGCCTGATGGATCCCAAGGACATGGCCGATCGTCAGGGCGAAGTCAGCGCCATCGCGGCTCTGGGCGATCTGCCGCCCTTGATCAAGGGGTATTTGCGCGTGGGCGGCTTTATCGGCGACGGCGCTTATATCGATCATGAGTTTAACTCCACGGATGTGTGCGTGGTGGTTAAGACCGATATGATCACGGACAAATATTACCGCCATTATCTGGCTGCCGGGGACCGTGATGGGCGACGCAGCGGAGAATCCTGA
- a CDS encoding peptidylprolyl isomerase: protein MLPLVMKKNLSIWRRALFPILALALLALPMAHPAFAQEEDASEQEEVAEEPAAASTPAPKTPEEGGVGIAILVNDDVISTVDVISRVRLVYLTSGLSDTPEVRARVFPQIIRAMIDEQLQMQETRRLGIRIEPAEVEEAVQRVARGAQGSQGGLLEAMAANNIPRSALTRQIQAGLGWSRVVQQSLRPKVEIADDDVDEAISRLLANAGKPEYRVSEIFLAVDNPADEAKVNALAKELVGRIRSGTPFSLIAQQFSQSAGAVQGGDLGWVRPGQLAPALDEALQKMAPATISDPIRDPSGFRILGLREKRDGPSAKSEEVRVSMRQFFLPYGAGRDKKAALGEAESLRKALEGTAPGCKDLEPRTRDFPGWQGRDLGTQRIEGLPGWLRNWASAQDIGKPSSIYDLRQGAMIVMLCSRETVRGDQPNRETVVNALGNERLETLAYRLLRDLRRSAVSEVRWPRAADEASEIRPAAAAPPSAENEDEAAEDDEPEVQEEPKPKPKAAPHKTVKKKPVKAAKKPVR from the coding sequence ATGCTGCCCCTCGTCATGAAGAAGAACCTATCCATCTGGCGCCGCGCGCTATTCCCGATCCTGGCTTTGGCTCTGCTGGCCCTGCCGATGGCTCATCCCGCCTTCGCGCAAGAGGAAGATGCCTCAGAGCAGGAGGAGGTCGCCGAGGAACCCGCCGCCGCGTCCACGCCCGCGCCTAAGACGCCCGAAGAGGGGGGGGTGGGCATCGCCATTCTGGTCAATGACGATGTGATCTCGACGGTCGATGTGATCAGCCGTGTGCGTTTGGTGTATTTGACCTCGGGCTTATCCGACACGCCCGAAGTCCGCGCCCGTGTATTCCCGCAGATCATTCGCGCGATGATCGACGAACAATTGCAGATGCAAGAGACTCGCCGCCTGGGCATCCGCATTGAGCCTGCCGAGGTGGAAGAGGCAGTGCAGCGCGTGGCGCGCGGCGCTCAAGGCTCGCAAGGCGGGTTGCTGGAGGCAATGGCGGCGAACAACATTCCCCGTTCGGCGTTGACACGGCAGATTCAGGCGGGGCTTGGATGGAGCCGCGTGGTTCAGCAAAGCTTGCGGCCCAAGGTGGAAATCGCGGACGACGATGTCGATGAGGCTATCTCCCGCTTATTGGCCAATGCGGGCAAACCGGAATATCGGGTCAGCGAGATTTTTTTGGCCGTGGACAATCCCGCCGATGAAGCCAAGGTGAACGCCTTGGCCAAGGAATTGGTGGGACGCATTCGCTCGGGCACGCCTTTTTCCTTGATCGCTCAGCAGTTTTCTCAGTCTGCGGGCGCGGTACAAGGCGGCGATCTGGGTTGGGTGCGCCCTGGCCAGTTGGCCCCGGCGCTGGACGAGGCTTTGCAAAAAATGGCTCCCGCCACCATCAGCGATCCGATCCGCGATCCTTCGGGTTTTCGTATTCTTGGCTTGCGGGAAAAGCGCGACGGCCCTTCGGCCAAATCCGAGGAAGTGCGCGTTTCGATGCGTCAATTCTTCCTGCCTTATGGTGCAGGCCGCGATAAGAAGGCCGCCTTGGGCGAGGCCGAATCTTTGCGTAAGGCGTTGGAGGGAACGGCCCCCGGCTGTAAGGACCTGGAGCCGCGCACGCGCGATTTTCCCGGTTGGCAGGGGCGCGATCTGGGCACGCAGCGTATCGAAGGCTTGCCGGGCTGGTTAAGAAATTGGGCATCGGCGCAAGACATCGGCAAACCCAGCTCCATCTATGACCTCCGCCAGGGTGCCATGATCGTTATGTTATGTTCGCGGGAAACCGTACGCGGCGATCAGCCCAACCGTGAGACGGTCGTGAATGCCTTGGGTAATGAACGGCTTGAAACTTTGGCCTATCGTTTATTGCGTGATCTGCGTCGCAGCGCGGTCAGCGAAGTGCGTTGGCCGCGTGCTGCAGACGAGGCCAGCGAGATTCGTCCCGCCGCCGCCGCGCCGCCATCTGCCGAAAATGAGGATGAGGCGGCGGAGGATGATGAGCCGGAGGTTCAGGAAGAGCCTAAGCCCAAACCTAAGGCTGCCCCTCACAAGACCGTCAAAAAGAAACCCGTAAAGGCAGCCAAAAAACCCGTGCGCTGA